A genomic stretch from Theropithecus gelada isolate Dixy chromosome 2, Tgel_1.0, whole genome shotgun sequence includes:
- the ZDHHC23 gene encoding palmitoyltransferase ZDHHC23 isoform X3 codes for MKPVKKKKTEEPELEPLCCCEYIDRNGEKNHVAACLCDCQDLDEGCDRWITCKSLQPETCERIMDTISDRLRIPWLRGAKKVNISIIPPLVLLPVFLHVASWHFLLGVVVLTSLPVLALWYYYLTHRRKEQTLFFLSLGLFSLGYMYYVFLQEVVPKGRVGPVQLAVLTCGLFLILFALYRAKKNPGYLNPASSDRALSSSQLELLNRKGQEKTKGFPGTDTSGSLNNRTAKDDPRGSSRMPAGSPTKAKEDWCAKCQLVRPARAWHCRICGICVRRMDHHCVWINSCVGESNHQAFILALLIFLLTSVYGITLTLDTICRDRSVFTALFYCPGVYANYSSALSFTCVWYSVIITAGMAYIFLIQLINISYNVTEREVQQALRQKTGRRLLCGLIVDTGLLG; via the exons ATGAAAcctgtgaagaaaaagaaaaccgaAGAACCTGAACTGGAGCCCCTGTGCTGCTGCGAGTACATAGATCGGAATGGGGAAAAGAACCACGTGGCTGCTTGTTTGTGTGATTGTCAAGATCTGGATGAAGGGTGTGATCG ATGGATTACATGTAAATCTTTACAGCCAGAGACTTGTGAAAGAATCATGGATACAATTTCTGATCGCCTCCGAATTCCTTGGCTTAGAGGAGCCAAAAAAGTGAACATCAGCATCATCCCTCCGCTTGTCCTGCTGCCTGTCTTCCTTCATGTGGCTTCCTGGCATTTCCTCCTGGGGGTGGTGGTTTTGACCTCCCTTCCTGTGCTGGCACTGTGGTACTACTACCTCACTCACAGAAGGAAAGAACAGACCCTGTTTTTCCTGAGTCTTGGACTGTTCTCACTGGGCTACATGTACTATGTGTTCCTGCAGGAAGTGGTCCCCAAAGGGCGTGTGGGTCCCGTTCAGCTAGCTGTTCTTACCTGCGGGTTATTTCTGATACTCTTCGCCTTGTACAGAGCCAAGAAGAATCCAGGCTACCTCAATCCAGCAAGCAGTGACAGAGCTCTAAGCAGCAGCCAGCTGGAGCTGCTGAACCGAAAAGGGCAGGAGAAGACGAAAGGGTTCCCTGGGACAGACACGTCGGGCAGTCTCAACAATCGCACAGCAAAGGATGACCCCAGGGGCTCTTCCAGGATGCCGGCTGGAAGCCCCACCAAAGCAAAGGAGGACTGGTGTGCCAAGTGCCAGCTGGTGCGACCAGCCCGGGCGTGGCACTGCCGGATATGTGGCATCTGTGTGAGGAGAATGGATCATCACTGTGTCTG GATAAATAGCTGCGTTGGAGAATCAAATCATCAAGCATTTATACTTGCCCTTTTGATCTTCTTGCTCACCTCGGTGTATGGGATCACACTGACCTTGGACACCATTTGTAGAGATAGAAGCGTCTTCACAGCTCTCTTCTACTGTCCTGGAGTTTATGCAAATTACAG CTCGGCTCTCTCCTTCACCTGCGTGTGGTACTCTGTGATCATCACAGCAGGCATGGCCTACATCTTCCTGATCCAGCTGATCAATATCAGCTACAATGTGACTGAACGGGAAGTCCAGCAGGCCCTCCGACAGAAGACTGGGCGCCGGCTCCTCTGCGGGCTCATCGTGGACACAG GGTTACTTGGATGA
- the ZDHHC23 gene encoding palmitoyltransferase ZDHHC23 isoform X2, translating to MKPVKKKKTEEPELEPLCCCEYIDRNGEKNHVAACLCDCQDLDEGCDRWITCKSLQPETCERIMDTISDRLRIPWLRGAKKVNISIIPPLVLLPVFLHVASWHFLLGVVVLTSLPVLALWYYYLTHRRKEQTLFFLSLGLFSLGYMYYVFLQEVVPKGRVGPVQLAVLTCGLFLILFALYRAKKNPGYLNPASSDRALSSSQLELLNRKGQEKTKGFPGTDTSGSLNNRTAKDDPRGSSRMPAGSPTKAKEDWCAKCQLVRPARAWHCRICGICVRRMDHHCVCCVGESNHQAFILALLIFLLTSVYGITLTLDTICRDRSVFTALFYCPGVYANYSSALSFTCVWYSVIITAGMAYIFLIQLINISYNVTEREVQQALRQKTGRRLLCGLIVDTGQYNRGFLRNWHQFSTLGTRAFHHPAEDIV from the exons ATGAAAcctgtgaagaaaaagaaaaccgaAGAACCTGAACTGGAGCCCCTGTGCTGCTGCGAGTACATAGATCGGAATGGGGAAAAGAACCACGTGGCTGCTTGTTTGTGTGATTGTCAAGATCTGGATGAAGGGTGTGATCG ATGGATTACATGTAAATCTTTACAGCCAGAGACTTGTGAAAGAATCATGGATACAATTTCTGATCGCCTCCGAATTCCTTGGCTTAGAGGAGCCAAAAAAGTGAACATCAGCATCATCCCTCCGCTTGTCCTGCTGCCTGTCTTCCTTCATGTGGCTTCCTGGCATTTCCTCCTGGGGGTGGTGGTTTTGACCTCCCTTCCTGTGCTGGCACTGTGGTACTACTACCTCACTCACAGAAGGAAAGAACAGACCCTGTTTTTCCTGAGTCTTGGACTGTTCTCACTGGGCTACATGTACTATGTGTTCCTGCAGGAAGTGGTCCCCAAAGGGCGTGTGGGTCCCGTTCAGCTAGCTGTTCTTACCTGCGGGTTATTTCTGATACTCTTCGCCTTGTACAGAGCCAAGAAGAATCCAGGCTACCTCAATCCAGCAAGCAGTGACAGAGCTCTAAGCAGCAGCCAGCTGGAGCTGCTGAACCGAAAAGGGCAGGAGAAGACGAAAGGGTTCCCTGGGACAGACACGTCGGGCAGTCTCAACAATCGCACAGCAAAGGATGACCCCAGGGGCTCTTCCAGGATGCCGGCTGGAAGCCCCACCAAAGCAAAGGAGGACTGGTGTGCCAAGTGCCAGCTGGTGCGACCAGCCCGGGCGTGGCACTGCCGGATATGTGGCATCTGTGTGAGGAGAATGGATCATCACTGTGTCTG CTGCGTTGGAGAATCAAATCATCAAGCATTTATACTTGCCCTTTTGATCTTCTTGCTCACCTCGGTGTATGGGATCACACTGACCTTGGACACCATTTGTAGAGATAGAAGCGTCTTCACAGCTCTCTTCTACTGTCCTGGAGTTTATGCAAATTACAG CTCGGCTCTCTCCTTCACCTGCGTGTGGTACTCTGTGATCATCACAGCAGGCATGGCCTACATCTTCCTGATCCAGCTGATCAATATCAGCTACAATGTGACTGAACGGGAAGTCCAGCAGGCCCTCCGACAGAAGACTGGGCGCCGGCTCCTCTGCGGGCTCATCGTGGACACAGGCCAGTACAATAGGGGCTTCCTGCGGAACTGGCACCAGTTCTCCACCCTGGGCACACGTGCATTCCACCACCCTGCCGAGGACATTGTCTGA
- the ZDHHC23 gene encoding palmitoyltransferase ZDHHC23 isoform X1 yields MKPVKKKKTEEPELEPLCCCEYIDRNGEKNHVAACLCDCQDLDEGCDRWITCKSLQPETCERIMDTISDRLRIPWLRGAKKVNISIIPPLVLLPVFLHVASWHFLLGVVVLTSLPVLALWYYYLTHRRKEQTLFFLSLGLFSLGYMYYVFLQEVVPKGRVGPVQLAVLTCGLFLILFALYRAKKNPGYLNPASSDRALSSSQLELLNRKGQEKTKGFPGTDTSGSLNNRTAKDDPRGSSRMPAGSPTKAKEDWCAKCQLVRPARAWHCRICGICVRRMDHHCVWINSCVGESNHQAFILALLIFLLTSVYGITLTLDTICRDRSVFTALFYCPGVYANYSSALSFTCVWYSVIITAGMAYIFLIQLINISYNVTEREVQQALRQKTGRRLLCGLIVDTGQYNRGFLRNWHQFSTLGTRAFHHPAEDIV; encoded by the exons ATGAAAcctgtgaagaaaaagaaaaccgaAGAACCTGAACTGGAGCCCCTGTGCTGCTGCGAGTACATAGATCGGAATGGGGAAAAGAACCACGTGGCTGCTTGTTTGTGTGATTGTCAAGATCTGGATGAAGGGTGTGATCG ATGGATTACATGTAAATCTTTACAGCCAGAGACTTGTGAAAGAATCATGGATACAATTTCTGATCGCCTCCGAATTCCTTGGCTTAGAGGAGCCAAAAAAGTGAACATCAGCATCATCCCTCCGCTTGTCCTGCTGCCTGTCTTCCTTCATGTGGCTTCCTGGCATTTCCTCCTGGGGGTGGTGGTTTTGACCTCCCTTCCTGTGCTGGCACTGTGGTACTACTACCTCACTCACAGAAGGAAAGAACAGACCCTGTTTTTCCTGAGTCTTGGACTGTTCTCACTGGGCTACATGTACTATGTGTTCCTGCAGGAAGTGGTCCCCAAAGGGCGTGTGGGTCCCGTTCAGCTAGCTGTTCTTACCTGCGGGTTATTTCTGATACTCTTCGCCTTGTACAGAGCCAAGAAGAATCCAGGCTACCTCAATCCAGCAAGCAGTGACAGAGCTCTAAGCAGCAGCCAGCTGGAGCTGCTGAACCGAAAAGGGCAGGAGAAGACGAAAGGGTTCCCTGGGACAGACACGTCGGGCAGTCTCAACAATCGCACAGCAAAGGATGACCCCAGGGGCTCTTCCAGGATGCCGGCTGGAAGCCCCACCAAAGCAAAGGAGGACTGGTGTGCCAAGTGCCAGCTGGTGCGACCAGCCCGGGCGTGGCACTGCCGGATATGTGGCATCTGTGTGAGGAGAATGGATCATCACTGTGTCTG GATAAATAGCTGCGTTGGAGAATCAAATCATCAAGCATTTATACTTGCCCTTTTGATCTTCTTGCTCACCTCGGTGTATGGGATCACACTGACCTTGGACACCATTTGTAGAGATAGAAGCGTCTTCACAGCTCTCTTCTACTGTCCTGGAGTTTATGCAAATTACAG CTCGGCTCTCTCCTTCACCTGCGTGTGGTACTCTGTGATCATCACAGCAGGCATGGCCTACATCTTCCTGATCCAGCTGATCAATATCAGCTACAATGTGACTGAACGGGAAGTCCAGCAGGCCCTCCGACAGAAGACTGGGCGCCGGCTCCTCTGCGGGCTCATCGTGGACACAGGCCAGTACAATAGGGGCTTCCTGCGGAACTGGCACCAGTTCTCCACCCTGGGCACACGTGCATTCCACCACCCTGCCGAGGACATTGTCTGA